A single region of the Fusobacterium simiae genome encodes:
- a CDS encoding DUF4357 domain-containing protein, translated as MQFNVTSHFIGSIVYIHEGVYGIGEKEFYVIDGQQRMITITLLHIALYHRLKESKEEYADEIYELYLVNKFSKRDIKLKLLPPEENLNILNKILEENWEELEDYQDRNIVKNYKFFKEIISNYSNEEIEYLLAGLDKIIYVDIALEKDKDDPQKIFESLNSTGLDLSQGDLIRNYILMDLEREKQNLVYKNLWLPIENNCKISVGNEIKNYVSDFIRDYLTLKSGKIPSKPKVFEEFKEFYDKKNDKQLEDIKNFSEEYAHIIKPDTEKDKEIRKELENLKVLDQTVINTFLIGILRDYRENKIVKNEILEIFKLLQSYIWRRFITEKPSNALNKIFQGMYLRISKDQKYYKILEESFLNQDFPTNDELKEALKTKNVYKDKEKLRYVFKELENYNHNELIDFENEKITIEHIFPQKPNKSWKEKYSDYELEEMKTFKDTIPNLTLTGSNVNLGNKSFLEKRNDDIHGYKNSKLYLNKYLSKLNEWNLSAMEGRFEDLFKNIIKIWKRPENFEDKDIEKVTFVLKGAASSGTGKLLAYEKFELLKGSIIIKGNKGSESVEKRNKRIIEELLENNLVEKDGNKYILKENYKVSSPSAAASLILGRNANGWKEWKTFDGKLLNEFRK; from the coding sequence GTGCAGTTCAATGTTACTTCACACTTTATTGGAAGTATTGTTTATATTCATGAAGGAGTTTATGGAATAGGGGAAAAAGAATTCTATGTTATTGATGGTCAACAAAGAATGATAACCATAACTCTTCTACATATAGCTCTTTATCATAGATTAAAAGAAAGTAAAGAAGAGTATGCCGATGAAATATATGAACTTTATTTAGTTAATAAATTTTCAAAAAGAGACATTAAGCTAAAACTTTTGCCTCCAGAAGAGAACTTAAATATTTTAAATAAAATATTAGAAGAAAATTGGGAAGAGCTTGAAGATTATCAAGATAGAAATATTGTAAAAAATTATAAATTTTTTAAAGAAATTATATCAAATTATTCAAATGAGGAAATAGAGTATTTATTGGCAGGGTTAGATAAAATAATTTATGTTGATATTGCCCTTGAAAAAGATAAAGATGATCCTCAGAAAATCTTTGAAAGCTTAAACTCAACAGGTTTAGATTTATCACAAGGAGATTTAATTAGAAATTACATATTAATGGATTTGGAAAGAGAAAAACAAAATTTGGTATATAAAAATTTATGGCTACCTATAGAAAATAATTGTAAAATTAGTGTAGGAAATGAAATAAAAAATTATGTTTCTGATTTTATAAGAGATTATTTAACTTTAAAAAGTGGAAAAATTCCTTCAAAACCAAAAGTTTTTGAAGAATTTAAAGAATTCTATGATAAAAAAAATGATAAGCAACTTGAAGACATAAAAAATTTTTCAGAAGAATATGCTCACATAATAAAGCCTGATACAGAAAAAGATAAAGAAATAAGAAAAGAATTAGAAAATTTAAAAGTTTTAGACCAAACAGTTATAAATACATTTTTAATAGGGATTTTAAGAGATTATAGAGAAAATAAAATTGTTAAAAATGAAATTTTAGAAATTTTTAAACTTTTACAAAGTTATATTTGGAGAAGATTTATAACTGAAAAACCTTCAAATGCACTAAATAAAATTTTTCAAGGAATGTATTTAAGAATATCTAAAGACCAAAAATACTATAAAATTTTAGAAGAAAGTTTTTTGAATCAAGATTTTCCAACAAATGATGAATTAAAAGAAGCATTGAAAACTAAGAATGTCTATAAAGACAAAGAAAAATTGAGATATGTTTTTAAAGAACTGGAAAATTATAATCATAATGAATTAATTGATTTTGAAAACGAAAAAATAACAATAGAGCATATTTTTCCGCAAAAGCCAAATAAGAGTTGGAAAGAAAAATATTCTGATTATGAATTAGAAGAAATGAAAACTTTTAAAGACACTATCCCAAATTTAACATTGACAGGAAGTAATGTAAATTTAGGAAACAAAAGTTTTTTAGAAAAAAGAAATGATGATATACATGGATATAAAAATAGTAAACTTTATTTGAATAAATATTTAAGTAAATTAAATGAGTGGAATCTTTCAGCTATGGAAGGAAGATTTGAAGATCTTTTTAAAAATATAATTAAAATTTGGAAAAGACCTGAAAATTTTGAAGATAAAGATATAGAAAAAGTAACTTTTGTCTTAAAAGGAGCCGCTTCATCAGGAACTGGAAAATTGTTAGCTTATGAAAAGTTTGAACTTTTAAAAGGAAGCATAATTATAAAAGGAAATAAAGGAAGTGAAAGTGTAGAAAAAAGAAATAAAAGAATAATAGAAGAATTGTTAGAAAATAATTTAGTTGAAAAAGATGGAAATAAATATATTTTAAAAGAAAATTATAAAGTTTCATCACCAAGTGCAGCAGCTAGTTTAATTTTAGGAAGAAATGCTAATGGTTGGAAAGAATGGAAGACATTTGATGGGAAACTTTTAAATGAATTTAGAAAATAA
- a CDS encoding ATP-binding protein has protein sequence MKKGNVINLIKYYSENNDLAFRNEAYEIAKDFDKSGDYQLAEYIMGLLSDVNTFIPQINENKLVFLKKLEINDEPLPLPEEIKKDIIGIVNAVGHNIGINKFLFQGVPGTGKTETVKQLARILDRNLFAVDFAYIIDSRLGETAKNISKLFDEINTLPSPEKVIILFDEIDSIALDRTNSKDIREMGRATTAVLKGLDNLNQKILLIATTNLFNHFDKALIRRFDSVIDFNRYSREDLIDISEIVLNYYLSKFKFAGKNIRLFRKIISLIKEIPYPGDLKNIIKTSIAFSSPNDEYDYLKRLYSSLVGNKDLKTLQLQGFTVREIEILTGVSKSQVSRELKE, from the coding sequence ATGAAAAAAGGAAATGTTATAAATTTAATAAAATATTATTCTGAAAATAATGATTTAGCTTTTAGAAATGAGGCTTATGAAATAGCAAAAGACTTTGATAAATCTGGAGATTATCAATTAGCTGAATATATTATGGGATTACTTTCTGATGTAAATACTTTTATTCCGCAAATAAATGAAAATAAATTAGTATTTCTAAAAAAATTAGAAATAAATGATGAACCTTTACCACTTCCTGAAGAAATAAAAAAAGATATTATTGGAATAGTAAATGCTGTTGGTCATAATATAGGAATAAATAAATTTTTATTTCAAGGTGTACCAGGAACTGGGAAAACAGAAACAGTAAAACAACTTGCTAGAATATTGGATAGAAATTTATTTGCAGTAGATTTTGCATATATTATAGATAGCAGATTAGGAGAAACAGCTAAAAATATCTCAAAACTATTTGATGAAATTAATACTTTGCCTAGTCCTGAAAAAGTAATTATACTATTTGATGAGATAGATTCTATTGCATTAGATAGAACAAACTCAAAAGATATAAGAGAAATGGGAAGAGCTACAACTGCTGTTTTGAAAGGTTTAGATAACTTAAATCAGAAAATTTTGCTTATAGCAACTACAAATCTTTTTAATCATTTTGATAAAGCATTGATAAGAAGATTTGATTCTGTAATAGATTTTAATAGATATTCAAGAGAAGATTTGATTGATATATCTGAAATAGTATTAAATTACTACTTATCAAAGTTTAAATTTGCTGGAAAAAATATTCGCCTTTTTAGAAAAATAATTTCTCTTATAAAGGAAATTCCTTATCCTGGAGATTTAAAAAATATTATAAAAACATCAATAGCTTTTAGTAGCCCAAATGATGAATATGACTATTTGAAAAGACTATACTCATCTCTAGTAGGAAATAAAGATTTAAAAACTTTGCAATTACAAGGCTTTACTGTAAGAGAAATAGAAATATTAACAGGTGTTTCTAAAAGTCAAGTATCTAGGGAATTAAAGGAGTAA
- a CDS encoding S8 family peptidase produces MNDILQLKGRFEQRKNDSKPGASNIPKEKKVTLEHLKKLKEDLINVRKFWKNEKLLINPLISLYYKTVVAKSNRVKAILESSPKKNNDSIVGAKFCNSDIKKHIITHCISNKVLDDAIINLETVINLFYKTFGENITHEQIEDINKKKYEHIFSSTISRTKFVNTIVDSYYLESFGIEKNNTPLEEKAIITLYDTGVKTSEIMKQLEIDFLERRSIDETTILLDPTQYKLLKEKAPYLISMAVSDISVLDKDDIFEKNEDYIISIPKPKNEPVIGVIDTMFDTNVYFSEWVEFKNMLEKDIPLDVNDYYHGTEVSSIIVDGATINPNLDDGCGRFRVRHFGVAKSSSFSSFIVLKAIKEIVEKNKDIKVWNLSLGSAMEINPNFISPEAAILDKIQFENDIIFVIAGTNKPKNSNVKKIGAPADSINSIVVNSVSISNKPVDYSREGLVLSFFNKPDISYYGGDSEQRIRTCSPYGETMVAGTSFAAPWISRKLAYLINILGLSKETAKALIIDSATGWNKQVYPSSLIGYGIVPIKINDIIQSSNDEIKFIIDGISEKYDTFTYNIPVPDDGNKQPFISKVTLCYFPNCSRNQGVDYTNTEMDIKFGRLNEIKGKNGKKDRINIEDINDNKQSEEAGYYLYEEDARKLFRKWDNIKHKRQYIVTEKGGKRQGKKKRENPLWGISIKTKERLNAKDGKSLKFGLVITLKEIDGINRIEEFIQQCLFRGWLVNRINVENKIDIYNKAEEEIIFE; encoded by the coding sequence ATGAATGATATTCTTCAACTAAAAGGTAGATTTGAACAAAGGAAAAATGATTCTAAACCTGGAGCTTCAAATATTCCAAAAGAAAAAAAAGTTACATTAGAACATTTAAAAAAATTGAAAGAAGATTTAATTAATGTTAGAAAATTTTGGAAAAATGAAAAACTTTTAATTAATCCATTAATAAGTTTATATTATAAAACTGTTGTTGCAAAAAGTAATAGAGTGAAAGCTATTCTTGAAAGTTCTCCAAAGAAAAATAATGATAGTATTGTAGGAGCAAAATTTTGTAATTCAGATATTAAAAAACATATAATTACTCATTGTATAAGTAATAAAGTTTTAGATGATGCAATAATTAATTTAGAAACTGTTATCAATCTTTTTTATAAAACATTTGGAGAAAATATAACTCATGAGCAAATAGAAGATATCAACAAAAAAAAATATGAGCATATTTTTAGTTCTACTATTTCTAGGACAAAATTTGTAAACACTATTGTAGATTCATATTATCTTGAGAGTTTTGGTATTGAAAAAAACAATACTCCCTTAGAAGAAAAAGCAATTATCACATTATATGATACAGGAGTAAAAACCTCTGAAATAATGAAACAATTAGAAATTGATTTTTTAGAAAGAAGAAGCATTGATGAAACAACTATTTTATTAGATCCCACTCAGTATAAACTTTTAAAAGAAAAAGCACCCTATCTAATATCTATGGCAGTGAGTGATATATCTGTTTTAGATAAAGATGATATTTTTGAAAAAAATGAAGACTATATTATAAGCATTCCTAAACCTAAAAATGAACCTGTAATAGGTGTTATTGATACTATGTTTGATACCAATGTTTATTTTTCTGAATGGGTAGAATTCAAAAATATGTTAGAAAAAGATATCCCCTTAGATGTAAATGACTATTATCATGGTACTGAAGTTTCATCTATTATAGTTGACGGAGCAACAATAAATCCTAATTTAGATGATGGTTGTGGAAGATTTAGAGTTAGACATTTTGGAGTAGCAAAGAGTAGTAGTTTTAGTTCATTTATAGTTTTGAAAGCAATAAAAGAAATAGTTGAAAAAAATAAAGATATAAAAGTTTGGAATTTATCCTTAGGTTCAGCTATGGAAATAAATCCTAATTTTATATCCCCAGAAGCAGCAATTTTAGATAAAATCCAATTTGAGAATGATATAATTTTTGTGATTGCTGGAACAAATAAGCCCAAAAATTCAAATGTAAAAAAAATTGGAGCACCTGCTGATTCTATAAATTCAATAGTTGTAAATTCTGTTAGTATTAGTAATAAGCCAGTTGATTATTCAAGAGAGGGTTTAGTGTTATCATTTTTTAACAAACCAGATATAAGTTACTATGGTGGAGACAGTGAGCAGAGAATTAGAACTTGTTCTCCCTATGGGGAAACAATGGTTGCAGGAACCTCATTTGCAGCACCTTGGATAAGTAGAAAACTAGCATATCTTATTAATATCCTAGGTTTATCTAAAGAAACTGCCAAGGCTTTAATTATTGATTCTGCAACTGGTTGGAATAAACAAGTATATCCATCTTCACTTATAGGATATGGAATTGTCCCTATTAAGATTAATGATATTATACAAAGTTCTAATGATGAAATTAAATTTATTATTGATGGAATTTCTGAAAAATATGATACCTTTACTTATAATATTCCTGTTCCTGATGATGGAAATAAACAACCATTTATATCAAAAGTAACCTTATGTTATTTTCCAAATTGTAGTAGGAATCAAGGAGTTGATTATACAAATACAGAAATGGATATAAAATTTGGAAGATTAAATGAGATTAAAGGAAAAAATGGAAAAAAAGATAGAATAAATATTGAAGATATAAATGATAATAAACAATCTGAAGAAGCAGGTTATTATTTGTATGAAGAAGATGCAAGAAAACTATTTAGAAAATGGGATAATATAAAACATAAAAGACAATATATAGTAACAGAAAAAGGTGGAAAAAGACAAGGAAAAAAGAAAAGAGAAAATCCTTTATGGGGAATTAGTATAAAAACAAAAGAAAGACTTAATGCCAAAGATGGAAAAAGTTTAAAATTTGGACTTGTTATCACT